Proteins co-encoded in one Cytobacillus sp. NJ13 genomic window:
- a CDS encoding SDR family oxidoreductase, producing the protein MSNTQNNPKEFPPQHQDHQPGTEAPMQPEPQSVDPNYKGSDKLKGKVVLITGGDSGIGKSAAIYFAKEGASVAIVYLEEHEDAEKTKEAIQAEGQDCLLISGDIGSETFCKDAVKKTLDKFGQIDVLVNNAAEQHPQKSLLDITAEQLEKTFRTNIFSFFHLTKAVLPHLKKGSSIINTASITAYEGNEQLIDYSSTKGAIVSFTRSLAKSLAGQGIRVNGVAPGPIWTPLIPSTFTADKVSKFGSNTPIGRAGQPYELAPAYVYLASDDSSYVSGQMIHVNGGTIVNG; encoded by the coding sequence ATGTCTAATACTCAAAACAATCCGAAGGAATTTCCGCCTCAGCATCAGGATCATCAGCCCGGCACAGAAGCACCAATGCAGCCTGAGCCCCAATCTGTTGATCCTAATTATAAAGGCTCTGATAAATTAAAAGGAAAAGTTGTTTTAATAACAGGCGGAGACAGCGGCATCGGAAAATCAGCCGCCATTTATTTTGCCAAAGAAGGAGCCAGCGTGGCAATTGTCTATTTGGAAGAACATGAAGACGCAGAAAAGACTAAAGAGGCCATTCAGGCTGAGGGACAGGACTGTCTGCTGATCTCCGGTGATATCGGAAGCGAAACATTCTGTAAGGATGCAGTCAAGAAAACACTTGATAAATTTGGTCAAATCGATGTACTTGTTAATAATGCAGCCGAGCAGCATCCTCAAAAAAGCCTGCTTGATATCACTGCTGAACAGCTTGAAAAAACATTCAGAACAAACATCTTTTCATTCTTCCATTTGACAAAAGCAGTACTTCCTCACCTTAAAAAAGGAAGCTCAATTATTAATACTGCTTCCATAACAGCTTACGAAGGCAACGAGCAGCTAATCGACTATTCTTCAACAAAAGGTGCGATTGTCTCCTTTACACGCTCATTGGCCAAATCGCTGGCTGGACAGGGAATCCGGGTAAATGGAGTTGCTCCTGGACCTATTTGGACACCGCTTATTCCGTCTACATTCACCGCGGATAAGGTATCGAAATTTGGATCAAATACTCCAATAGGCAGAGCAGGACAGCCTTATGAATTAGCTCCGGCCTATGTCTATCTTGCCAGTGATGATTCATCTTATGTGAGCGGCCAGATGATCCATGTCAATGGCGGCACAATTGTAAATGGGTAA
- a CDS encoding LacI family DNA-binding transcriptional regulator — MAVTIKDVAKMAKVAPSTVSRVIANNPRISEKTKQKVREAMEQLGYHPNFIARSLASQSTRAIGLIMPSSTDVVFQNPFFPTVLRGLSEGAHERHYALHMTTGKTDDEIYEGVVQMVQGGRVDGVILLYSKVEDKVLAFLKERDFPFVVIGKPFSDEEEITYVDNNNFRAAKEVTEYLINLGHKQIAFVGGNLNLTVTVERLLGYEKALRDAGIELVNDYIVHEEFLKEGGQEAVRGLISLKKPPTALVVADDLMALGVLNTLDELGIRVPEDMSIISFNNVLLAEMSRPPLTSVDINIFDLGFESARSLIYRIENPREPVKRIIIPHKIVKRCSCSSPNTEEPQIVS, encoded by the coding sequence TTGGCAGTCACAATTAAAGATGTAGCAAAGATGGCAAAAGTTGCGCCTTCTACTGTTTCAAGGGTAATTGCCAACAATCCTCGCATCAGCGAGAAAACCAAGCAAAAAGTCAGGGAGGCAATGGAACAATTAGGATACCATCCGAATTTTATTGCCCGAAGTCTCGCAAGCCAGTCAACCCGCGCAATTGGACTGATAATGCCCAGTTCTACGGATGTTGTATTTCAGAACCCCTTCTTTCCAACTGTCCTTAGGGGTCTGAGCGAGGGTGCTCATGAAAGGCATTATGCCCTCCATATGACAACCGGGAAAACGGATGATGAGATTTATGAAGGTGTTGTCCAGATGGTACAGGGCGGCCGGGTAGATGGAGTGATTTTGCTATATTCAAAAGTGGAGGATAAAGTTCTGGCCTTTTTAAAGGAAAGAGATTTCCCGTTTGTTGTTATAGGCAAGCCTTTTTCAGACGAAGAAGAGATCACTTACGTGGATAATAATAATTTCCGTGCAGCCAAAGAAGTAACGGAGTACTTGATTAATCTTGGCCATAAGCAAATTGCGTTTGTCGGCGGAAACTTAAATCTAACTGTTACAGTTGAACGGCTGCTTGGCTATGAAAAAGCATTAAGGGATGCTGGCATTGAGCTGGTAAATGATTATATTGTTCATGAGGAATTCTTAAAAGAAGGAGGCCAGGAAGCTGTCAGAGGACTCATTTCCCTGAAAAAGCCTCCAACTGCCCTTGTGGTTGCCGACGACTTAATGGCATTGGGTGTCCTGAATACGTTGGATGAATTGGGTATAAGAGTTCCTGAAGATATGTCTATCATCAGCTTTAATAATGTGCTTTTGGCAGAAATGTCCAGGCCTCCCCTAACTTCTGTCGATATCAATATATTCGATCTGGGGTTTGAATCTGCACGAAGCCTCATATACAGAATTGAAAACCCGAGGGAGCCTGTAAAGCGAATTATTATTCCCCATAAAATTGTAAAACGCTGCTCATGCAGCAGTCCGAATACTGAAGAACCACAGATTGTATCATAA
- a CDS encoding alpha-amylase family glycosyl hydrolase: MKKGIITFILIPFLLFYALPAGAAEKEERKWQDETFYFLMIDRFSNGDPNNDFKVDVKDPKAYHGGDFKGITERLDYIKDMGFTAIWLTPVFDNEEKGYHGYWIKDFYNTEEHFGTIDEFKQLVQEAHKRDMKVILDFVVNHVGSNHEWVNDPGKKDWFHEKKDIVNWTNQTEIENGWIYGLPDLKQENPDVQNYLIDAAKWWIEETDIDGYRLDTVKHVPKSFWTDFAKNVKSVKEDFYLLGEVWSDDPKYIAEYEKTGIDGFVDYPLNDHLRTAFAEPDKPLSWLFTNWDRNKAFYENPYLMGSFMDNHDTVRFTRDAITKNHHPGPRWKLALTYMYTSPGIPIVYYGSEIAMDGGEDPDNRRQMDFRTDKELIDYIAKLGEVRQLLPSLTRGDMELLEEKDGFAVYKRAYKDETTVIAINNSTKSQKAVLDSSQLEEGKELRGMIADDLIRSKDGKYELIIDREESEVYVLAEKSGLNIPLIAALAAVYSAFMIFIYLLWKRSKKKKSE; encoded by the coding sequence ATGAAAAAAGGAATCATAACCTTCATCTTAATCCCGTTTCTTCTTTTTTATGCCCTGCCGGCAGGAGCAGCTGAAAAAGAAGAGCGTAAATGGCAAGATGAAACATTTTATTTCTTAATGATTGACCGATTTAGCAATGGAGATCCAAACAATGACTTTAAAGTCGATGTTAAGGACCCAAAAGCTTATCATGGCGGAGATTTTAAGGGGATTACAGAACGCCTGGATTATATTAAAGATATGGGGTTTACCGCAATTTGGCTGACTCCCGTTTTTGATAATGAAGAGAAGGGCTATCACGGTTACTGGATTAAAGATTTTTATAACACGGAAGAACACTTTGGCACAATAGATGAATTCAAGCAGTTAGTCCAGGAAGCTCACAAAAGAGATATGAAAGTGATTTTGGACTTCGTAGTAAATCATGTGGGCTCCAATCACGAATGGGTTAATGATCCCGGGAAAAAGGATTGGTTCCATGAAAAAAAAGATATCGTGAATTGGACTAATCAAACTGAGATTGAGAATGGCTGGATTTATGGGCTCCCTGATTTAAAGCAGGAGAATCCTGATGTACAAAACTATTTAATTGATGCAGCAAAGTGGTGGATCGAAGAAACGGATATTGACGGATATCGTCTTGATACCGTAAAACATGTTCCAAAATCATTCTGGACCGATTTCGCCAAAAATGTAAAGTCAGTTAAAGAAGACTTTTATTTGCTTGGAGAAGTATGGTCGGATGATCCCAAATATATTGCCGAATATGAAAAAACCGGGATAGACGGATTTGTTGATTATCCATTAAATGATCATTTAAGAACTGCCTTTGCAGAACCTGACAAACCGTTAAGCTGGCTTTTTACAAACTGGGACCGAAATAAAGCATTTTATGAAAATCCCTATCTTATGGGAAGCTTCATGGATAATCATGATACTGTCAGGTTCACCCGGGATGCCATTACAAAAAATCATCATCCGGGTCCAAGATGGAAACTTGCATTAACATACATGTATACCTCACCTGGGATTCCAATTGTCTATTATGGAAGTGAAATAGCTATGGATGGCGGTGAGGATCCAGACAACCGCAGGCAAATGGATTTCCGTACAGATAAAGAACTGATAGATTATATCGCAAAACTTGGAGAAGTTAGGCAATTGCTGCCATCTTTAACAAGGGGCGACATGGAACTGCTGGAAGAAAAGGACGGTTTTGCCGTTTATAAACGGGCTTACAAAGATGAAACAACGGTGATTGCGATCAATAATTCAACAAAGTCACAGAAAGCGGTACTTGATTCCTCTCAATTAGAAGAAGGAAAAGAGCTTCGCGGCATGATTGCTGATGATCTCATCAGAAGTAAAGACGGTAAATATGAGTTAATCATTGACCGGGAAGAGTCTGAGGTATATGTTCTGGCAGAAAAATCAGGATTGAATATTCCGCTGATTGCAGCACTCGCAGCAGTTTATTCAGCCTTTATGATTTTTATCTATCTTTTATGGAAGCGGTCAAAAAAGAAGAAATCCGAGTAA
- a CDS encoding sugar ABC transporter permease, producing the protein MSMKKNKIIRLTFSYVIIALMSFIVIYPLLWVVGSSLNPGQSLSGSTMFPENPTLDHYKYLFDSDKSNYVKWYWNSLKISSLTMILTVITVSFTAYSFSRYRFIGRKNGLLTFLILQMIPNFAALIAIFVLATRTGLIDTHLGLILVYVGGQIPMNTWLMKGYLDTIPKELDESAKMDGASHLRVFWQIVMPLAKPIVAVVALFSFIAPFGDFILARILLRTDEKFTMAVGLYEMVAKQFGNEFTKFAAGSVLIAIPIAALFLMFQKYFVSGLTAGGTKG; encoded by the coding sequence ATGAGCATGAAGAAAAATAAAATAATCCGGCTGACTTTTTCATATGTAATCATTGCCTTAATGAGCTTTATTGTGATTTATCCGCTTTTGTGGGTAGTGGGTTCTTCCTTAAATCCAGGCCAAAGTTTGTCGGGATCCACAATGTTTCCTGAAAATCCGACATTAGATCATTACAAATATCTTTTTGATTCAGATAAGTCTAATTATGTTAAATGGTACTGGAATTCTTTGAAAATAAGTTCACTGACCATGATTTTAACGGTTATTACAGTATCCTTCACTGCGTACTCATTTTCCCGTTACCGCTTTATCGGAAGGAAAAATGGATTATTAACTTTCCTGATACTGCAAATGATACCTAACTTTGCAGCACTGATTGCCATTTTTGTATTAGCGACAAGAACTGGTTTAATTGATACTCATCTTGGATTGATCCTTGTGTATGTCGGCGGGCAGATTCCAATGAATACTTGGCTGATGAAGGGCTATCTCGATACGATTCCGAAAGAACTTGATGAATCTGCGAAAATGGATGGTGCGAGCCATCTGCGTGTCTTCTGGCAAATTGTTATGCCGCTCGCAAAACCAATTGTTGCGGTAGTTGCCCTATTTTCTTTCATTGCTCCTTTTGGGGATTTCATCCTTGCCAGAATTTTATTAAGAACAGATGAAAAGTTCACAATGGCTGTAGGATTGTATGAAATGGTTGCGAAGCAATTTGGAAATGAATTTACAAAGTTTGCAGCTGGCTCTGTTTTAATTGCGATTCCGATTGCTGCACTGTTCCTTATGTTCCAAAAATACTTTGTATCTGGTTTGACGGCAGGGGGAACAAAAGGCTAA
- a CDS encoding sugar ABC transporter permease, with protein MDAKKMTSKHGRNAALLSILPGFGQFYNKQFVKGAIFLILTVSFFAAFYDTLNWGFWGLITLGEIPVLDHSIFLLIDGIIALIVTALGLIIYAFNIYDAYNNGKKRDLGLKLNSVREQYHNLLDNGFPYLMISPGFFLLVFVVIFPILFVVLLAFTNYDLYHSPPAKLVDWVGIQNFIDIFKLDLWRKTFFGVMGWTIVWTFVATTLQVALGIFLAILVNQKDLKGKAIIRTIFILPWAVPAFISILIFSGMFNETFGVINKTILDAIGIGPVPWMTEENWTRLALIFIQSWLGFPFIFAMTTGVLQSIPDELYEAATVDGATILQKFSKITLPLVLFATAPIIITQYTFNFNNFNVIFLFNGGGPAIPGQNAGGSDILISWIYKLTMTSAQYGKAAAVTMILSLIVITVALWQFRRTKSFQEEDLM; from the coding sequence ATGGACGCAAAAAAAATGACATCCAAACATGGAAGAAATGCTGCTCTATTATCCATCCTGCCTGGATTTGGACAGTTTTATAATAAACAGTTCGTTAAAGGTGCCATATTCTTAATTCTTACGGTTTCGTTCTTTGCAGCATTCTATGACACACTCAATTGGGGATTCTGGGGACTTATTACATTAGGGGAAATTCCAGTTCTGGACCACTCGATTTTTCTCCTGATCGATGGAATTATCGCACTGATTGTAACAGCATTGGGACTAATCATTTATGCCTTTAATATTTATGATGCATATAATAATGGAAAAAAGCGTGATTTGGGTCTGAAATTAAACAGTGTCAGAGAACAGTACCACAATCTCCTTGACAATGGTTTTCCATACTTAATGATATCACCTGGATTTTTTCTCTTAGTTTTCGTTGTTATTTTTCCTATCTTATTCGTAGTTCTTCTTGCATTTACAAACTATGATCTATATCATTCTCCGCCTGCAAAACTGGTAGATTGGGTTGGCATTCAGAATTTTATCGATATCTTCAAGCTGGATTTATGGAGAAAAACCTTTTTTGGCGTAATGGGCTGGACAATAGTCTGGACTTTCGTAGCTACCACTTTGCAGGTAGCTCTGGGTATTTTCCTGGCAATTCTCGTTAACCAGAAGGATCTTAAAGGGAAAGCGATTATCCGAACAATCTTCATTCTCCCTTGGGCAGTTCCTGCATTTATATCAATCCTGATTTTCTCAGGCATGTTCAATGAGACATTCGGTGTAATTAATAAAACGATACTGGATGCGATTGGCATCGGTCCCGTTCCATGGATGACAGAGGAAAATTGGACACGTTTAGCATTAATTTTTATTCAGTCATGGCTTGGATTCCCGTTCATTTTTGCCATGACAACAGGTGTGCTGCAGTCCATTCCGGATGAGCTTTATGAAGCTGCAACAGTTGATGGTGCAACAATTCTGCAGAAATTTTCAAAGATCACTCTGCCGCTGGTTCTTTTTGCAACAGCACCCATAATCATTACTCAGTATACATTCAACTTCAACAACTTTAATGTTATCTTCTTGTTCAATGGCGGGGGACCGGCCATTCCGGGCCAAAATGCCGGCGGTTCGGATATTCTTATATCCTGGATTTATAAACTGACAATGACTTCTGCCCAATACGGCAAAGCAGCTGCGGTTACCATGATCCTGTCACTCATTGTCATCACGGTAGCTCTATGGCAGTTTAGAAGAACAAAATCATTCCAAGAAGAGGATTTGATGTAG
- a CDS encoding extracellular solute-binding protein, whose protein sequence is MKKSLSFFMMLVLVIGMLAACGPQREAQPENTDKDNGTGENQAEEPKPEKLVVWEDTDKGVALKPAIESFEKEYGIKVEFKELGMADKIRDQLRLDGPAGNAPDVVTLPHDQIGQVVTEGLLQEIKVEDSVLDTFTESSITAQMFDGKLYGLPKATETPVFIYNKALMEKAPETMDELYSQAKELTTGGQYGFLALFDNFYFAHGPIAGMGGYVFKENDGALDREDVGLNNEGAVEGAEFIQKWYSEGLFPKGIIGESGGAAMDGLFNEGKAASVMNGPWALQGMKDAGIDVGVSVMPKLPNGEPVKTFMGVKGWHVTAFTKNPYWATKFVEHITNEENSKIRFETTQEIPPVKSLIEDPVIADNEAAKAVAEQSQYAVPMPNIPEMAEVWGPMASALQTIATGKAEPKAALDDAVKTIKTNIETNHPAK, encoded by the coding sequence ATGAAAAAGTCACTATCTTTCTTTATGATGCTGGTATTAGTGATCGGAATGCTGGCAGCTTGCGGTCCTCAGCGTGAGGCACAGCCGGAAAACACAGATAAAGATAACGGCACAGGCGAAAACCAGGCTGAAGAGCCAAAACCGGAAAAATTAGTAGTTTGGGAAGACACAGATAAAGGCGTAGCTTTAAAGCCTGCCATTGAGTCCTTTGAAAAAGAATATGGAATTAAAGTTGAATTTAAAGAGTTGGGCATGGCAGATAAGATCCGTGACCAATTAAGACTTGATGGACCTGCCGGAAATGCACCTGACGTTGTTACACTTCCACATGACCAAATTGGCCAGGTCGTAACTGAAGGTCTACTTCAGGAAATCAAAGTAGAAGACAGCGTTCTGGATACTTTCACAGAATCATCCATCACTGCTCAAATGTTTGACGGAAAACTATATGGTCTTCCAAAAGCAACTGAAACACCTGTTTTCATCTATAATAAAGCATTAATGGAAAAAGCTCCTGAAACTATGGATGAGCTTTATTCTCAAGCTAAAGAATTGACGACTGGCGGACAGTACGGATTCCTGGCTCTATTCGACAACTTCTATTTCGCACACGGACCTATTGCTGGCATGGGCGGATATGTTTTTAAGGAAAATGACGGTGCATTAGACCGTGAAGATGTAGGCTTAAACAACGAAGGCGCTGTTGAAGGTGCTGAGTTCATTCAAAAATGGTACAGTGAAGGCTTATTCCCTAAAGGAATCATTGGGGAAAGCGGTGGAGCAGCAATGGATGGCCTATTCAATGAAGGAAAAGCTGCTTCTGTTATGAATGGTCCATGGGCACTTCAAGGCATGAAGGATGCAGGAATTGATGTTGGCGTTTCTGTAATGCCAAAGCTTCCAAACGGTGAGCCTGTTAAAACATTCATGGGTGTTAAAGGCTGGCATGTAACTGCATTCACTAAAAACCCTTATTGGGCAACAAAATTTGTTGAGCATATTACAAATGAAGAAAACTCAAAAATCCGTTTTGAGACAACTCAGGAAATCCCTCCTGTAAAATCTCTTATTGAAGACCCTGTAATTGCAGACAATGAAGCTGCAAAAGCAGTTGCTGAGCAATCTCAATATGCTGTTCCAATGCCAAACATTCCTGAAATGGCTGAAGTTTGGGGACCGATGGCCTCTGCACTTCAAACAATTGCGACAGGAAAAGCGGAGCCAAAAGCAGCACTTGATGATGCAGTAAAAACCATTAAAACAAATATTGAAACAAATCACCCTGCCAAGTAA
- a CDS encoding alpha-glycosidase has product MEKAAIIHYPADHYVYPISKKTLHIRLQTKKDDVSEVTLIHGDQYLWADGKWQYENTNMKKSGSDGIHDYWHVYIDPPYRRSRYGFKLKSAEEELILTEKGFYKEAPADSGYYFNFPYLHPEEVFKAPAWVKDTVWYQIFPERFANGNHGNDPEGVLPWGSEHPSKDNYFGGDFEGVIEHLDYLHDLGITGIYFTPVFKAFSNHKYDTIDYLEIDPQFGSKDTLKRLVQECHKRDIRVMLDAVFNHSGYYFPPFQDLLEKGEKSQYKDWFHPHSFPLKGGEYPNFETFAFVEQMPKLNTNNPEVKNYLLKVASYWIEEFDIDGWRLDVANEVDHQFWREFRQTVKRIKPDLYILGEIWHNSMPWLRGDQFDAVMNYPFTTNLLNLIAKKSITGTEFANNMTAEIHSYPANVYEVAFNLVGSHDTPRILTECEDDKDRVKLIYTLLFTFMGSPCLYYGDEIGLSGEMDPGCRKCMEWDEEKQDRDLHSHIQRLIKLRKEEKLLANDGHFEFIQTDSNIVAYRKYDDYKTIIVLANPADESAEVTLPFPLKGVKITNMLSDQEFAAEAENLKVQLDGWGFEILSFPATFNK; this is encoded by the coding sequence ATGGAAAAGGCAGCTATCATACATTACCCTGCTGATCATTATGTTTATCCTATCAGCAAGAAAACCTTACATATTAGACTGCAAACTAAGAAAGATGATGTTTCTGAAGTCACTTTAATACACGGTGACCAATATCTTTGGGCGGATGGAAAATGGCAGTATGAAAATACGAATATGAAGAAATCCGGCTCTGATGGCATTCATGATTATTGGCATGTCTATATTGACCCGCCATATAGAAGGTCCAGATACGGCTTTAAATTAAAATCTGCTGAAGAAGAATTAATTTTGACTGAAAAAGGTTTTTACAAGGAGGCTCCTGCTGATTCAGGTTATTATTTCAACTTTCCATATCTTCATCCTGAAGAAGTATTTAAAGCTCCTGCCTGGGTGAAGGATACGGTATGGTATCAGATTTTCCCGGAAAGATTTGCTAACGGGAATCACGGCAATGACCCCGAAGGAGTTCTTCCCTGGGGCAGTGAACATCCCTCTAAGGATAACTATTTTGGCGGTGATTTTGAAGGTGTCATTGAACATCTGGATTATCTTCATGACCTTGGCATTACCGGCATCTATTTCACACCTGTTTTTAAGGCATTTTCCAATCATAAATATGATACAATAGATTATCTGGAAATTGATCCCCAGTTCGGTTCAAAGGATACATTAAAAAGACTTGTTCAAGAATGCCATAAACGGGATATTAGAGTGATGCTCGATGCCGTATTTAACCATAGCGGATACTACTTTCCCCCTTTTCAGGATTTGCTTGAGAAGGGAGAAAAATCACAATATAAAGATTGGTTCCATCCGCATAGTTTCCCGCTAAAAGGCGGGGAGTACCCTAATTTTGAGACCTTCGCTTTTGTTGAACAGATGCCAAAGCTGAATACAAATAATCCCGAGGTAAAAAATTATTTGCTCAAAGTGGCCAGTTACTGGATTGAAGAGTTTGATATCGACGGCTGGCGGCTGGATGTGGCCAATGAAGTTGACCATCAGTTCTGGCGTGAATTCAGACAGACTGTTAAACGAATTAAGCCAGATCTCTATATTTTAGGGGAAATCTGGCACAATTCCATGCCCTGGCTGCGCGGAGACCAATTCGATGCTGTCATGAATTATCCTTTTACCACCAACTTGCTTAATTTAATTGCAAAAAAATCCATTACCGGAACTGAATTCGCCAATAATATGACCGCTGAAATCCACAGTTATCCGGCCAATGTCTATGAAGTTGCATTCAATCTGGTCGGAAGCCATGATACACCCAGAATTTTAACAGAATGTGAAGATGATAAAGACAGGGTAAAACTTATTTATACACTTTTATTTACCTTTATGGGTTCACCATGCCTGTATTACGGGGATGAAATCGGGCTCAGCGGTGAAATGGATCCAGGCTGCAGAAAATGCATGGAATGGGATGAGGAAAAACAGGATCGTGATTTGCATTCTCATATTCAAAGGCTTATTAAGCTGCGGAAAGAAGAAAAGTTGCTGGCAAATGATGGGCATTTTGAATTTATTCAAACAGATTCTAATATAGTTGCCTACCGCAAATACGATGATTATAAAACAATCATTGTGCTCGCCAATCCTGCGGATGAAAGTGCGGAAGTTACTTTGCCTTTTCCTCTGAAGGGTGTAAAGATTACGAATATGCTTTCAGACCAGGAATTTGCAGCAGAAGCGGAGAACCTTAAAGTTCAGCTTGATGGATGGGGATTTGAAATCCTGTCCTTCCCCGCCACCTTCAATAAATAG
- a CDS encoding MATE family efflux transporter — MTKNQKKLTLFALTWPIFIEILLHMLMGNADTLMLSQYSDESVAAVGVSNQILSLVIVMFGFVATGTSILIAQNLGAKNNKTAAEISIVSLGANLVFGIILSILLIASGKPLLRMMDLPEELLNQANAYLVIVGGFSFVQALIMTIGAIIRSYGFTRDVMYITIGMNILNVIGNYLFIFGPFGFPVLGVEGVAISTVVSRLIGLAAAVAVLLRRTEKALPFRLLFRFPKEHIKNLLRIGIPSAGEHLSYNGSQMVITIFIAALGTEALTAKVYAQNIMMFIFLFSVAISQGTQILIGHMVGGKDYEAAYKRCMKSLRLAIMISFGTAVLFSFFSEELMGIFTSNPDIIKVGSVLILLTILLEPGRSFNLVVINSLRAAGDVKFPVYMGILSMWGVSVTLSYVLGIHFGLGLAGIWIAFIADEWLRGLLMLWRWRSRVWVNKSFVSSKAV, encoded by the coding sequence ATGACTAAGAACCAGAAAAAATTGACATTATTTGCATTAACCTGGCCGATCTTTATAGAAATCTTGCTTCACATGCTTATGGGGAATGCTGACACGCTTATGCTCTCGCAATATTCGGATGAATCCGTGGCTGCAGTCGGTGTGTCAAATCAGATCCTTTCGCTCGTGATCGTCATGTTTGGATTTGTTGCAACTGGGACCTCCATCCTAATCGCTCAAAATTTAGGCGCAAAAAATAATAAAACAGCTGCTGAAATTTCAATTGTCTCTTTAGGGGCAAACCTTGTATTTGGAATCATCTTAAGTATTCTTCTAATCGCATCAGGCAAACCGCTGCTTCGGATGATGGATTTACCGGAGGAACTTTTAAACCAGGCAAACGCCTACCTGGTCATCGTTGGCGGCTTTTCCTTTGTCCAGGCATTAATTATGACAATTGGAGCCATTATCAGAAGTTATGGATTTACCAGAGATGTTATGTACATTACCATCGGCATGAACATTTTAAATGTTATAGGCAATTACTTATTCATTTTTGGCCCATTCGGTTTTCCTGTATTGGGTGTAGAAGGAGTGGCCATCTCCACTGTCGTCAGCAGATTGATCGGATTGGCTGCTGCTGTCGCCGTACTGCTTAGAAGAACAGAAAAAGCACTTCCGTTCCGCTTACTTTTCCGCTTTCCAAAGGAACATATCAAAAATCTTTTAAGAATCGGGATTCCTTCAGCAGGAGAACATTTATCCTATAATGGGTCGCAGATGGTCATTACGATTTTCATCGCTGCTCTGGGTACAGAAGCTCTGACTGCAAAAGTTTATGCACAAAATATTATGATGTTCATTTTCCTTTTCAGTGTCGCCATCAGCCAGGGCACTCAAATCCTGATAGGCCATATGGTAGGTGGAAAAGATTACGAGGCAGCCTATAAAAGGTGCATGAAAAGCCTGCGCCTTGCCATCATGATTTCGTTCGGAACTGCCGTTCTTTTCTCCTTTTTCTCAGAAGAATTGATGGGCATATTCACTTCTAATCCAGACATCATAAAGGTTGGCAGTGTTCTCATTCTTCTGACCATCCTCCTGGAGCCCGGCAGATCGTTTAATTTGGTCGTCATTAACTCCCTCCGTGCAGCCGGCGATGTAAAATTCCCCGTTTATATGGGGATCCTGTCCATGTGGGGCGTAAGCGTCACCCTTTCCTATGTACTTGGAATTCATTTTGGACTGGGTCTTGCCGGCATTTGGATCGCCTTTATTGCCGATGAATGGCTTAGAGGATTGCTCATGTTATGGCGCTGGAGATCCAGAGTCTGGGTTAACAAGTCGTTTGTGTCTTCAAAAGCTGTCTAA